A single Plasmodium malariae genome assembly, chromosome: 6 DNA region contains:
- the PmUG01_06022800 gene encoding merozoite surface protein 3, putative → MNKIFNVTFYVFILSLCTCENIAKCIENTQNSEVTSQIKYNLRKNSSVSNIYLQNEQNNLESKENDIQNDKELDGNNNENNTNEEHSKISKSVKNINGIYIRQDISQLTKDSSNGTSITPEELEQANVKAQEDVSPVLVSLTDESGTVTNQPENSPDSGDGKSKESTVDSGTGDGVLVPQEKNINPTDELPQQSLQSETRDNDTLVTTTENQDQKTRTIEEQASDTEIKAGTTIPDTTRTDQEPLAEKTEQELGKEPGKPESSESSDSSIATALPDPPEPPKVSVSSTEQEREEEPFAEKSLDVSESPAETERQNLTSGDNTSQEAPAKSVLPTKEVQEDEEKKEPSTTPDAVAESLATQETLSEHTRMSTEIGPPPSQQKDEKQQGQQKEQMQEQKQEQKQEQQDVPQKEPHQEHQPTDLPPAPVKTPPPSQQDKPTGHGLVKIAEGVEGKNKNHGNNTRIPEKTKKEENQSALEIVDLTKEESLNVLDKDEEVAEEKEEVDETEEESKEDMDIIEEDDLQVKEEQDEVEEEEEEEEVDEVDEVDIPTEEGKKHAQENYHKTNKNGEEQKRVKNNIALNDKSAHKPLILNYKFNDNAEKVTEALVKTMISAVGGNTGIIDTLNDLAGDISHFVLNNT, encoded by the coding sequence atgaataaaatttttaatgttacattttatgtatttattttaagtttATGTACTTGCGAAAACATCGCAAAATGTATAGAAAATACCCAAAATTCTGAAGTTACAAGCcagataaaatataatttgagGAAGAATTCATCAGtaagtaatatttatttacaaaatgaGCAGAATAATTTGGAGTCAAAAGAGAATGATATTCAAAATGATAAAGAATTAGATGGAAATAATAAcgaaaataatacaaatgaaGAACATAGTAAAATCTCAAAAAgtgtaaaaaatatcaatggtatatatattagacaAGATATCTCACAATTGACAAAAGACAGTTCAAACGGAACAAGTATTACTCCAGAGGAATTGGAACAGGCGAATGTAAAAGCCCAAGAAGATGTATCCCCGGTATTAGTATCATTAACAGATGAATCAGGTACAGTGACAAATCAACCCGAAAACTCCCCTGATTCTGGAGATGGTAAAAGTAAAGAAAGTACTGTTGATAGTGGTACAGGTGATGGAGTACTTGTTccacaagaaaaaaatattaatccTACAGATGAATTGCCGCAACAAAGTTTACAATCTGAAACACGTGATAATGATACTTTGGTAACTACTACTGAAAACCAAGACCAAAAAACAAGAACTATTGAGGAACAAGCTTCCGACACAGAGATAAAAGCAGGAACAACAATCCCTGATACAACAAGAACAGACCAAGAACCATTAGCAGAAAAAACAGAACAAGAGCTTGGAAAAGAACCAGGAAAACCCGAATCATCAGAATCATCGGATTCATCAATAGCTACAGCGTTACCGGATCCGCCAGAACCACCAAAAGTATCAGTATCATCTACTGAACAAGAAAGAGAAGAAGAACCTTTTGCAGAGAAATCATTGGATGTATCAGAATCTCCAGCAGAAACGGAAAGGCAAAATCTAACATCTGGAGATAACACTTCACAAGAAGCTCCAGCAAAATCAGTCCTCCCTACAAAGGAAGTACAGGAAgacgaagaaaaaaaagaaccaTCAACAACACCTGATGCAGTAGCAGAATCATTAGCAACACAAGAAACGTTATCAGAACACACCCGCATGTCAACCGAAATAGGACCACCACCATCACAACAGAAAGATGAGAAACAACAAGGACAGCAGAAAGAGCAGATGCAAGAACAGAAGCAAGAACAGAAGCAAGAACAGCAAGATGTACCGCAGAAAGAACCACATCAAGAACACCAACCCACTGATCTTCCACCTGCTCCGGTTAAAACTCCACCACCTAGTCAGCAAGATAAACCGACTGGTCATGGACTAGTGAAAATAGCAGAAGGAGttgaaggaaaaaataaaaatcatgGTAATAACACCAGGATTCCTGAAAAAAccaaaaaagaagaaaatcaGAGTGCTCTTGAAATAGTAGATTTAACCAAAGAAGAAAGTCTTAATGTTTTGGATAAAGACGAAGAAGTAgcagaagaaaaagaagaagtagATGAAACAGAGGAGGAAAGTAAAGAAGATATGGACATAATAGAAGAAGATGACCTCCAGGTAAAAGAAGAACAAGACGAagtagaagaagaagaagaagaagaagaagtaGATGAAGTAGATGAAGTTGATATACCAActgaagaaggaaaaaaacacGCCCAGGAAAACTACcacaaaacaaataaaaacgGTGAAGAACAGAAAAGAGTAAAGAATAACATTGCACTAAATGACAAAAGTGCTCATAAGCCACTTATccttaattataaatttaatgataACGCTGAGAAAGTAACTGAAGCATTAGTGAAAACGATGATTAGTGCAGTCGGGGGAAATACTGGGATTATTGACACACTCAACGATTTAGCTGGAGATATATCTCATTTTGTtctaaataatacataa
- the PmUG01_06022400 gene encoding uncharacterized protein — MQEQSGSNPQPEQLSSTIISDLECLVLAQGSKVVECNEEQEEEKEKLKAHSEEEAVRSESTTPKREPSEKVENSQKEQTQAQNNTLVEHEPKQIPVALIMSLKKSLSELQDKKGPQSGTLQETEKKANEALELVNENEQERKLVRKMHLEGKTTIPKQIIKIGKLDILELLNMAPEYGNYTPDREEELKEEIRKCRNKHKKEFKEVVEHTDIDLEEDEMK, encoded by the exons ATGCAAGAACAGAGTGGAAGTAATCCACAACCAGAACAATTATCATCAACAATTATATCAGATTTGGAATGTCTTGTTTTGGCACAAGGTTCGAAGGTAGTTGAATGTAATGAAGAACAagaagaggaaaaagaaaaattaaaagccCACTCAGAAGAAGAAGCAGTGAGAAGCGAAAGTACCACACCGAAGAGGGAGCCATCAGAAAAAGTAGAAAACTCACAGAAAGAGCAAACTCAAGcacaaaataatacattagtAGAACATGAACCAAAGCAAATACCTGTCGCACTTATC AtgtctttaaaaaaatcacTAAGCGAATTACAAGATAAAAAAGGACCTCAATCAGGAACATTACaagaaacagaaaaaaaagcgAATGAAGCATTAGAATTGGTAAACGAAAATGAACAAG AAAGGAAACTGGTTAGAAAAATGCATTTGGAGGGAAAAACGACAATCCctaaacaaattataaagaTAGGAAAACTAGATATACTAGAACTTTTAAATATGGCGCCAGAATATGGAAATTATACCCCCGATAGGGAGGAAGAATTGAAGGAGGAAATACGTAAATGCAGAAATAagcataaaaaagaatttaaagAAGTGGTGGAGCATACAGATATAGATTTAGAAGAGGACGAAATGAAATAA
- the PmUG01_06022900 gene encoding merozoite surface protein 3, putative translates to MRKLWSITFCLSIFNLYIYENNATCKEIAKQKKSNLRNGLPNNNFHLQYEEKNTVNEEDSFIINTSGGYSDIIKQETEKKKEESELQVQARAQNELSEQAEEVVTQIKNEVVDTEKEKAVKEAEQLAKETEAIVEEVKKVGLKNEDKEKEKAKVEVESSKEETKSASAEVAKRAKEATSEEEANTAKRAVENEVEKAEMAKAETEVASKKINEKSLQTLGGSMEKTDHERKIENSAVDTEKEKVVKEAENLAQEAAQLLEEVEAIAEEVRKEKINSGDKEKEEAKVEVESSKEDIKRAAKEALEAAKRAKEATSEEEAKTAKETAQHGVEKAKKSKEQAEQAAKNINEKIIETSKIKVEKARQERQNGNSLDAAEKEKAVKEAEKLAQVAANLSEETAAIAEEVEKAVVNRDEEEKLKAKIEAESSKEKAKAAAEDAVEAAKRVKAANSEEEVKTEKKAAELAVEKAKTAKAQAVEAAKKIDENILETSRIKMEKVREEREKRERANETKEIANTQKQVVLELINNSSKENGNVVDMDEQVKEENDEESEEDEEIKQEIAQEEREEEGEEKKEDEEEVEEEEVEEEEEEEEEEEPQEDNKGQQESEKGNVPSNDINAHKSLSGDYRNNDDVKKAAEELFQMMIKVVDDDFSTIDTLKNLKQDMHQFFQNYITT, encoded by the coding sequence atgaggAAACTTTGGAGTATTACCTTttgtttatctatttttaatttatatatatatgaaaataacgCCACATGTAAAGAAATTGCGAAACAGAAAAAATCTAATTTAAGAAATGGCTTgccaaataataattttcatttgcaATATGAAGAAAAGAATACAGTGAATGAAGAAGAcagttttataattaatacaaGTGGAGGTTACTCTGATATAATAAAGCaagaaacagaaaaaaaaaaagaagagtcAGAACTACAAGTACAAGCACGTGCTCAAAATGAACTGTCCGAACAAGCAGAGGAGGTAGTAacacaaattaaaaatgaagtaGTTGATACAGAAAAAGAGAAGGCAGTAAAAGAAGCGGAACAATTAGCAAAAGAAACGGAAGCAATAGTAGAAGAGGTGAAAAAAGTAGGATTAAAAAACGAAGacaaggaaaaagaaaaagcaaaagtTGAGGTTGAAAGTTCAAAAGAAGAAACCAAAAGTGCATCAGCGGAAGTAGCAAAAAGAGCGAAAGAAGCAACTTCAGAAGAAGAGGCAAATACTGCAAAAAGGGCAGTAGAAAATGAAGTAGAGAAAGCCGAAATGGCAAAAGCTGAAACAGAAGTAGCATCTAAAAAGATAAACGAAAAAAGTCTACAAACACTCGGAGGAAGCATGGAAAAGACAGATCACGAAAGAAAAATCGAAAATTCAGCAGTTGATACAGAAAAAGAGAAGGTCGTAAAAGAAGCAGAAAATTTAGCACAAGAAGCGGCACAACTATTAGAAGAAGTGGAAGCAATTGCAGAAGAAGtgagaaaggaaaaaataaatagcggagataaggaaaaagaagaagcaaAAGTTGAGGTTGAAAGTTCAAAAGAAGATATCAAAAGAGCTGCAAAAGAAGCATTAGAAGCAGCAAAAAGAGCGAAAGAAGCAACTTCAGAAGAAGAGGCAAAAACTGCAAAAGAGACAGCACAACATGGAGTAGAGAAAGCCAAAAAGTCAAAAGAACAAGCAGAACAAGcagcaaaaaatataaacgaaaaaattatagaaacaTCTAAAATAAAGGTGGAAAAAGCAAGGCAAGAAAGACAAAATGGAAATTCATTGGATGCtgcagaaaaagaaaaagcagtAAAAGAAGCAGAAAAATTAGCACAAGTCGCGGCAAATTTATCAGAAGAAACAGCAGCAATAGCAGAAGAAGTAGAAAAGGCAGTAGTAAATAGGGATgaggaagaaaaattaaaagcaAAAATTGAAGCTGAAAgttcaaaagaaaaagctAAAGCAGCAGCAGAGGACGCCGTAGAAGCAGCAAAAAGAGTGAAAGCAGCGAATTCAGAGGAAGAGGtaaaaactgaaaaaaagGCAGCAGAACTTGCAGTAGAGAAAGCCAAAACGGCAAAAGCTCAAGCAGTAGAAGCAGCAAAAAAGATAGACGAAAATATTCTAGAAACATCtagaataaaaatggaaaaagtaAGGGAAGAGAGAGAAAAGCGAGAAAGAGCGAATGAAACAAAAGAAATAGCAAATACACAAAAACAAGTTGTACTAGAACTAATAAATAACTCTTCAAAAGAGAATGGCAATGTAGTCGATATGGATGAACAAGTAAAAGAGGAGAATGATGAGGAGAGTGAAGAAGATGAAGAAATTAAGCAGGAAATAGCCCAAGAAGAAAGGGAAGAAGAAGGGGaggagaaaaaagaagatgaagaagaagtagaagaagaagaagtagaagaagaagaagaagaagaagaagaagaagaaccACAAGAAGATAATAAAGGTCAACAAGAAAGCGAAAAAGGTAATGTTCCATCAAATGATATAAACGCTCATAAATCACTTTCAGGAGATTACAGAAATAATGATGATGTTAAAAAAGCTGCTGAGGAATTATTTCAAATGATGATTAAGGTAGTTGACGATGACTTTTCTACTATTGATACACTCAAAAATTTAAAGCAAGATATGCatcaattttttcaaaattatataactaCTTAA
- the PmUG01_06022700 gene encoding uncharacterized protein, producing MGNLLNLTFYIFFLNMYMNINNATIIDGVQSDDHMKKRDYNLRKGSLTKSKFPRTPEDYLKTDLGGFQKMGEGSYYEINLRDNRTDLLENVNNSNNPSVEDDGNIKYRSFLRSDVREELKKNIEMQQEDKNSQSKSQLPENSLESEKKNIANDSESRNDEKKEEVKAKEDENLEEKREEVDLKAETKDALTKQEEEKSRQTEFESPRGPKDNLDEQEKSANLPKDMAPRNLESDDNKQTQLPLPELEESNKSQLDEEKNEDKENDKDNTDKNVEDGKKGEKDGKKDRTEGNLESVVQMKEEAGSGGKPPQETFPGGKKLKNIDSNEGSEDGKNKLPTSQQSDDLQNALASSVTPEETVNAKDKLEKQPPQENPKLLEEDVEHKHQEDEQKELQKLKHQKQQEEEEEEKKKREKEREMKEEQKKEVKEPAKTQTENVFEQPNIPPRDNDDIYHKEKDVNKRKEEEKRGEEEEKREEEEVKREEEEEKEKRRKKRRGSKKRRRGRKRGEEEEKRGEEEEKRGEEAVKEKKRKKREERKREEEEEKRGEEEEKRGEEEKEEKRQEEEEEKRGEEEEKRGEEAVKREEEEEKREEAVKREEEEKREEETEKREEKEEKKQQVEKEEEEVKKEEEAVKREEEVEKKEEKEKMEVHQEGAETYNEEDRKKDYGDVINFKNSAEKSIHSTIDSIDTEKTVSDTLHGLSKDMTNYFVKDMNI from the exons atgggGAATCTTCTGAATTTAAccttttacatattttttttaaatatgtatatgaacaTAAACAATGCTACAATAATAGATGGTGTTCAAAGTGATGAccatatgaaaaaaagagattataatttaagaaaGGGTTCGTTaacaaaaagtaaatttcCACGTACTCCTGAGGATTATTTAAAGACAGATTTGGGGGGTTTTCAAAAAATGGGAGAAGGTTcttattatgaaataaatttacgtGATAATCGTACTGATTTGttagaaaatgtaaataactCCAATAATCCTTCTGTAGAAGATGatggaaatataaaatatagatcATTTTTAAGATCTGATGTACGAGAAGAacttaaaaagaatattgaGATGCAACAAGAGGATAAGAATTCACAATCAAAGTCACAACTACCAGAAAATTCGCTCgaatcagaaaaaaaaaatatagctaATGATTCTGAATCTagaaatgatgaaaaaaaggaagaagtcAAAGCTAAAGAAGATGAAAATTTAGAAGAAAAACGGGAAGAAGTAGATTTAAAAGCAGAGACAAAAGATGCATTAACAAAACAGGAGGAAGAGAAATCACGCCAAACTGAATTTGAAAGTCCTAGAGGACCTAAAGATAATTTGGATGAACAAGAAAAATCAGCAAATTTGCCTAAAGACATGGCACCACGAAACCTAGAGTCAGATGATAACAAGCAAACACAACTACCACTGCCAGAGTTGGAAGAATCAAATAAATCACAGTtggatgaagaaaaaaatgaagataaagaaaatgatAAAGATAATACGGATAAAAATGTAGAAGatggaaaaaaaggagaaaaagaCGGGAAAAAAGACAGAACTGAAGGAAACTTAGAATCAGTAGTACAAATGAAAGAGGAAGCCGGGTCAGGTGGAAAACCACCACAAGAAACATTTCcaggaggaaaaaaattaaaaaatatagattcAAACGAAGGATCAGAAGacggaaaaaataaattaccaACATCACAACAGTCAGATGATTTACAGAATGCCCTAGCATCATCAGTAACGCCAGAAGAAACAGTAAATGCTAAAGATAAACTAGAGAAACAACCACCACAAGAAAATCCAAAGTTACTAGAAGAAGACGTCGAACATAAACATCAAGAAGATGAACAGAAGGAATTACAGAAATTGAAGCATCAAAAACAAcaagaggaagaagaagaagaaaaaaaaaaaagagaaaaagagcGAGAAATGAAAgaggaacaaaaaaaagaagttaaAGAACCCGCCAAAACGCAAACAGAAAATGTATTTGAACAGCCAAATATTCCTCCAAGGGATAACGATGATATATATCACAAAGAGAAAGatgtaaataaaagaaaagaggaagaaaaaagaggagaagaggaagaaaaaagagaagaagaggaagtaaaaagagaagaagaggaagaaaaagagaagaggagaaaaaagagaagaggcagtaaaaagagaagaagaggaagaaaaagaggagaagaggaagaaaaaagaggagaagaggaagaaaaaagaggAGAAGAGGCAGTAAAAGagaagaagaggaaaaagAGAGAAGAgagaaaaagagaagaagaggaagaaaaaagaggagaagaggaagaaaaaagaggAGAAGAGGAGAAAGAGGAGAAGAGGCa agaagaagaggaagaaaaaagaggagaagaggaagaaaaaagaggAGAAGAGGCagtaaaaagagaagaagaggaagaaaaaagagaagaggcagtaaaaagagaagaggaagaaaaaagagaagaggagacagaaaaaagagaagaaaaagaagaaaaaaaacagcaagtggaaaaagaagaagaggaagtaaaaaaagaagaggaggcagtaaaaagagaagaagaggtagaaaaaaaagaagagaaggaaaaaatggaagtCCACCAGGAGGGAGCAGAAACATACAATGAAGAAGATAGGAAAAA AGATTACGGAGATgtcattaattttaaaaactcAGCTGAAAAATCAATCCACTCCACGATTGATTCAATTGATACTGAAAAGACCGTTTCAGATACACTTCATGGTTTATCGAAAGATATGACTAACTATTTTGTTAAAGATATGAATATTTAG
- the PmUG01_06022500 gene encoding merozoite surface protein 3, putative, with amino-acid sequence MKKVFNIFLYLFFFNLYIYENNVASKEIIHQGKTNLRKGLPVSGIISQDVQNNPKVVHYNNDENNPDEDNNEILENGSDVNNTSNEQTDTHSMNVNLSSTSDESVGSNLNVKTKNTIYPQLEQHISAHETSNVQHLSENDVSPDSADSGERGTVLGVSREKKTGQREEETTPKEQSEGRSEEDASLQPEGSSREVSPSEGDLQKLDTSKDSQELKGQLIVEPLGGPPERAESLLAEVLEDSGLLKGKKQQLQTDTEEAGTVSEKRDIPQDLDVTPKNEKPEDNSDSEQTSLLSGIQQKLGEGGTLGKRVDQSLPLQNQLQHKLLRQQQHKLLQQQQQQQQQQQQQQQQQQQQQQQQQQQQQQQQPQQQQQQQQQQPAPAPASTLQQQQQQQKQQQQQQQQPPSPPTTTTIPQHQQQQQQQQQLLPKENKEPATSHKVEDQNLPQTVSLSPEESNNIIYNKEVVEEKKEQVEEEEGEKGEAELYQEEVEMDTDEQKNEEEEEEKGEQEVDKVEDVVGGEKDNNILLIDTEPWISLSEEYDIMNKFIKTTEMTMNSLINSFDDDISVLDTLNNLVNDMINYYLNIQIFGEELYNTFIYEWYLYNNHCNIE; translated from the coding sequence atgaagaaagtttttaatattttcttatatttatttttttttaatttatatatatatgaaaataatgttGCAAGTAAAGAAATTATACATCAgggaaaaacaaatttaagaAAAGGTCTTCCAGTAAGTGGTATCATATCACAAGATGTACAAAATAATCCAAAAGTAgtacattataataatgatgaaaataatccAGATGaagataataatgaaatattagaAAATGGAAGTGATGTCAACAACACTTCAAACGAACAAACAGATACACATTCTATGAATGTAAACTTAAGCTCAACATCTGATGAATCAGTCGGATCGAATCTAAACGTTAAGACAAAAAATACGATATATCCACAATTAGAACAACATATATCAGCACATGAAACAAGTAATGTGCAACATCTTTCTGAAAATGATGTTTCTCCTGATTCAGCAGATAGCGGGGAAAGAGGAACAGTACTTGGAGTATCAAGGGAAAAGAAAACAGGACAGAGAGAAGAAGAAACGACTCCAAAAGAACAATCAGAAGGGCGATCAGAAGAGGACGCTTCATTACAACCTGAAGGATCATCACGAGAAGTAAGTCCATCTGAAGGGGATTTACAAAAACTAGATACATCAAAAGATTCGCAAGAACTAAAAGGACAATTAATTGTGGAACCATTGGGAGGACCACCAGAAAGAGCTGAATCACTATTAGCAGAAGTGCTAGAAGATAGTGGACTACtcaaaggaaaaaaacagCAATTACAAACAGACACAGAAGAAGCAGGAACAGTTTCGGAAAAGAGGGATATACCTCAGGATTTAGATGTTACAcctaaaaatgaaaaaccaGAAGATAATTCAGACTCAGAACAAACATCGTTATTAAGTGGAATTCAACAAAAACTAGGTGAAGGAGGTACATTAGGAAAACGGGTAGATCAATCATTACCACTACAGAATCAACTACAGCATAAGCTGCTGCGACAACAACAGCATAAGTTACTGCAACAGCAACAGCAGCAGCAACAGCAACAGCAGCAGCAACAGCAGCAGCAACAACAGCAACAGCAACAGCAACAACAGCAGCAGCAACAACAACAACCACAGCAGCAGCagcaacaacaacaacaacaaccaGCACCAGCACCAGCATCAACACTACAGCAACAGCAGCAGCAGCAgaaacaacaacaacaacaacaacagcAACCACCATCACCaccaacaacaacaacaatacCACAACATCAGCAGCAGCAGCAACAACAACAGCAACTACTACCaaaagaaaacaaagaaCCTGCCACATCGCATAAGGTAGAAGATCAAAATTTACCACAGACAGTAAGTTTATCTCCGGAggaaagtaataatataatctATAATAAGGAAGTAgtagaggaaaaaaaagaacaagtagaagaggaagaaggcGAAAAAGGAGAAGCTGAACTATACCAAGAGGAAGTAGAAATGGACACTGACGAACAGAAGAACGAGGAAGAGGAGGAAGAAAAAGGAGAGCAAGAAGTAGATAAAGTAGAGGATGTAGTAGGGGGAGAAAAAGATAacaatattttgttaattgaTACTGAACCTTGGATATCACTTTCTGAAGAATATgatattatgaataaatttataaaaacaactGAAATGACAATGAATTCTTTGATAAATTCATTTGATGATGACATTTCAGTTTTAGATACTCTCAACAATTTAGTTAATGATATGATTAACTATTAcctaaatatacaaatatttggAGAAGAACTATATAACACATTTATTTACGAAtggtatttatataataatcattgcaatatagaataa
- the PmUG01_06022600 gene encoding merozoite surface protein 3, putative, whose product MKKILNVTFYALFLNLYIFANDAKLIDNSPNNGYINQKKYNLRNNMPIKNISPQDAQNNLEAKNSNENNAYEGNTDVLENVHNAANILNKQKYEEFGDSNTSSNFAKSFKHTHTNAQLLIPMDPQLQQPTSSDPHNSMHTVLGNDAEEGKGPGTAQEPINQPESRKTLEEEEKDKKVLSEEQSRTKAPELPQSSVETEGEHSTTGIEQPGKDLSTGVDSPQGIVPPQVVLPGSDPSERTVPSKEVDVDPPPSEPSTLARVPQEKSASSGPEKKEDIQSKSDPNSNVYQKEQGLGLTTDISVQTDSAQELKEQRDQSHQERKGEERPETQDLGTLSTNEDPSGEPLEQQRGDGKIKDDAAEDENSATVEKSRVSEGLSNSDEEAQDHLPSPPQEEEQRQQMQQLSQQEERSEEAQNKEENNVLHTVSILPGESANILDKNEEVVEEKEEHIEEDEEEEEEGRQKEEMNVYQEEAETNNEEEKEEDYEEDEIEEVVGGGKKNNDSSIGTEVRKILSGEYDDMNKFKTITEISIKSLINSFDGNNKVTNILNDLVKDMAHFYLKS is encoded by the coding sequence atgaagaaaattttgaatgTTACTTTTTAtgcactttttttaaatctgtATATATTTGCGAATGATGCGAAACTGATAGACAATTCTCCAAATAATGGATATATAAATCagaagaaatataatttaaggAATAACATGCctataaaaaacatttctCCACAAGATGcacaaaataatttagagGCAAAAAATAGTAACGAAAATAATGCATATGAAGGTAATACTGATGTACTAGAAAATGTACATAATGCCGCTAACATCTTAAACAAgcaaaaatatgaagaatttGGAGATAGTAATACAAGTTCAAACTTTGCTAAATCGTTTAAACATACCCATACGAATGCTCAACTATTAATTCCTATGGATCCACAATTACAACAACCAACATCATCAGATCCACATAATAGTATGCATACTGTTTTAGGAAATGATGCTGAAGAAGGTAAGGGTCCTGGGACAGCTCAAGAACCAATTAATCAGCCGGAAAGTAGAAAAACAttagaagaagaagaaaaagataaaaaggtATTATCAGAAGAGCAGTCAAGAACAAAAGCACCAGAACTACCACAATCTTCTGTAGAAACGGAAGGGGAACACTCAACCACAGGTATTGAACAACCAGGGAAGGATTTATCAACAGGGGTAGATTCACCACAGGGAATAGTCCCACCACAAGTAGTTTTACCAGGATCAGATCCATCGGAAAGAACAGTTCCCTCAAAAGAGGTAGATGTAGATCCACCACCATCAGAACCCTCAACATTAGCTCGAGTTCCGCAGGAAAAAAGCGCATCCTCAGGAcctgaaaaaaaagaggacaTTCAATCGAAATCAGATCCAAATTCAAACGTATATCAAAAAGAACAAGGTTTAGGTCTAACTACAGATATAAGTGTACAAACAGACTCAGCTCAAGAATTAAAGGAACAACGTGATCAATCGCACCAAGAAAGAAAAGGAGAAGAAAGACCAGAGACACAAGATTTAGGTACATTGTCAACAAATGAAGACCCATCAGGAGAACCATTAGAACAGCAAAGGGGGGATGGTAAAATAAAGGATGATGCAGCAGAGGATGAAAATAGTGCAACAGTAGAGAAATCAAGAGTATCAGAAGGATTATCAAATAGCGATGAGGAAGCACAAGATCATTTACCATCACCACCACAAGAAGAAGAACAACGACAACAAATGCAACAACTATCACAGCAAGAAGAAAGGTCAGAAGAAGCCCAAAATAAGGAAGAAAACAATGTACTACATACAGTAAGTATACTTCCAGGAGAAAGTGCTAATATATTGGACAAGAACGAAGAAGTTGTagaggaaaaagaagaacaTATAGAAGAGGACGAAGAGGAAGAGGAGGAAGGAAGacaaaaagaagaaatgaaCGTTTACCAAGAGGAAGCAGAAACAAACaatgaagaagaaaaggAAGAGGATTATGAAGAAGATGAAATAGAGGAGGTAGTAGggggaggaaaaaaaaacaatgatTCATCAATTGGCACTGAGGTTAGGAAAATTCTTTCTGGAGAATATGAcgatatgaataaatttaaaaccATAACCGAAATTTCAATTAAAtcattaataaattcatttgATGGTAACAACAAAGTTACGAACATACTTAACGACCTAGTAAAAGATATGGCtcacttttatttaaaatcataa